The nucleotide sequence ataaggagactctctcaaagtgaGAAGTCTCCGTCATCTTATATTTTTTGCAcagtattttataatataacaCTTCTCCGGTTTTGAACATATTGGTAATTGCACACCATTATAACTTTAGTTGGTATTTGTGCaaacttctctttttttttttttctttttttaataatttattgtttgtttatttttttttatagaaaaatggTAAGGGAAATTTCTTGAAAGTGAGATTTTTCATGGATTTTTTGTCATTCATGTTTTCAACACAATGTTTATAATACTAGCAACAAAGTTAACGTCAAACTATAAGATGACATTAAAAGCGTCTAATCAATATTCCTCTCAAAACTATATTCTCCAGTAAACCACCATACAATCCAGCGCCGTAGTTGCAAAATTGGATGAGGCAACTCAGCAAAACTCTATGAAACTAACTCAGGCTTATACATTATAGAGAGGTGACTGAGGATCAGAATGTGAAGAGAGAAGAATATGCCTGTATGAAAGCAAAATGTTTGTCCGATGAAACTCTTCGCAAACTTCTTGGTACTCAAAACAGTCTATATATGGTGTTGAGGATATAAAAGGGACCATGTAAGGCCTTATAACTAGTTTACTACGGTTTTACGATTagacttcaactttcttcatacaGTAGTGATATTATGCTACTAATATATCAAAATACAAACTACAAATTGTATTTATGGATCTTTGAAACTGCAGCCAAATGAGGTCTCTTTCGCAGCATAACATGGTAACTGTGCTCTGCGTCCCTCTTTAAATGACAGTACACACTTTGAGTAATCAACTTctgaaaatatgaattttcAGCACAATGTCATTTATCTCGATCAGCTCAAATGTGCATACATCTCCTTTTCTCAAACGATTTTCCTCTGCAAATACACGCCACCCACCAGAAATGTGCGAATGTCTGTTTCCCTCATTGTTGTAACCAATTATATTAACAGGCCACAATTGCTCTCCGACCCGAAGAGCTGCAGTTTgcttcttttgtaattttaatcTCTTGGCAAACTCGGCTGGTACATACTGCATATGATGAATGATATATACCTAATTTAGAGCAACTACATATACATAATATACGCACAACTAATAAGGTTCATGGAGTATTTGTGTTTGAAGGCTTGAAACAAAGTTGTATAAATATGTGGTCAATGACCCTACCATTGGCTTGGATGGTGACCGCACAGTGGCTCTAAAAAAAGGATTTTTTGGGATGAACTTGTTAGCAGTTTCAAGAACCCTTGAAGCCTTCAAACATGAAGGCCTTTGAGCAACCTGATCAGAAATCTTTGACTTGTTGGCAACTTCAGAAGCACTCAAAGATGAAGTGCAAGGCCTCTGACTAACATGCCGGCCATTAATCTTCCCCATTTTGTACCTGCCTACAGtaaaatcaaaatcaacaaaGTATATAATCATTTCCAGAGCGACCTAGTTAAAGCATTAACttatacaacataaaattcTCAATGCAGATCGATAATAAAACTAATATTGGGAAGAATGCATCAGTAACATGTGAAGTTCTCTTGGTGAAAAGGATGTCACATTGTTGATGACATATCAACGGTCTGTACCGTATGTCAGTTGATCAATAGGTCCTAAAATGGAACAAAACATTTATGTGGAAGCTATGCATTTGTAACGGGGCACAAATTCGAATATTAACAACCGATTCATTGTAAACTTGGAGAAAAAGAGAATTTGTTGCCTCTGTACCACGGTAAAAGACAACTTCAAACGAGAGTGGAATGTCCTTAATCAAGATAAAGACACACACATCACCAACTCTCAAATCATTATCTCCTACAAACGCCAGCCAACCACACAAGAACCGAGATATTTGATTTGCATATGTGAATTTAACACGCCAATTTCCTCCATCCGGAACACAAAGGATGGCGCTACCAGTTGGTTGCTGCATAAGATGCCTCTTGGCAAACTCTGAAGGCAAAatcttcaaaaagaaaaacaaagaaggcAAAAGTAATTTGTTTTACttcttcatatatattttaaatcgtATTGAACACTGCATGGCAACAAgtaaggataacaaataaatatttgaaCAGAGAATGTTTGATTGTCAATAGAAAGCATGAAGTGAGGCTTTtcagatttgaaatcaatgCATCTCTGAAGAGCTatagatttttcatttttggtcaATGGATGCCTCCTTGAAGAGCTTTTGTTTCCGAATATTTTACCTGAAGAAGTGCTTATTCTCTTTTTCATGCGAGGCAGAGGACATGGCAACGGAGATTTCTGCCTTGTTCTTGGGCAGGATGGAAAATCCTCCAAAACCTCAACGgattcatcatcatcttcatcagtTTCTTCCACCTCCGGAAATGGTAATGGATACTCAATCTCCGTGGCACTTCTATCAAATATGCAAACATGAAATATGGAATTCCCTTCGTAGCGGAAAACTAGAGAGTCTCCATAATCAAGAGAGTAAAACTCAGAGAATTCCGGCCAACCCTTGTCAAACCAAATGTCACCATTACAATTTCTTACTTGGATTTCCCATTCTACACCACTTGGAAGCTTAAGAAGTATTGGATTTGATATATTTTCTCCATATTTATTCACAAATTTCTTCGGAATCCTctgtacaacaacaaaaataattactCAATTAAGTAGCTGGCTAGCTCAAAGAAGTAAAGAGAAAAAGGTGAACTTACAAGTTTTGTGTATCTAGAAGCGTCATTCGGGATGATCTTGAAAAAATGTGGAGTGGTAGCCGAAAATGTTGGCCGTGCACGATCAGTTTCCGGAAGAAGAGAAGCCATTGCACGTAGTTCTACTTAAAAATTAGGGGAGCTTTTCAGATGTATTTCATAGCTTGTTGCATGCTGCATTGTTATATAATtgcgttttgtttttggaaaacaGCAAATGCCTTGGTCAAGAAGGCTCCGCCAACCAGAAGGCAGAAGCTAAAGAGCCTCTCTCACACGCCAAAGCTTCTTCAACTTCCCAAACCAAAACTAGATATCAtcattaatgttttttttcttcattataGAAAACTTCGACTATACAAGGAGAATTTTATTAATGCATTTGAGATGTTACAATATGGAAATTAAAATTGTATAAATGGAGTGGGATTCTCTCTCCTTCaaattcccttcccttcccttcccttcccttcccttcccttctcGCTCACTaacctttttctctctctctcttctctctctatacaACAACCAAGTCTTATCCACTAAGACAATTGGGTGTATGAATCTTAGGGGGTGTAGTCGATTTGGATTTCtcaggattttaatagattgtTTTTCAGTGACATATttcaaaggattttaataaattttacaaTTCTTTTAGATTTTGGCAGATTTGTATGGAGTTTTTTCATAGATTTCTTAGGATTTTTATGGATTTCCTTGGGCAATTAGGGACACAACCCAATGTCCATTAGGCGTGGGGGCAATTTACCTTATCCCTAGTTTAAGTAAAAGAAGATAAGAACGTAATCTCATTACAATGCTACTTTATTCAAAATCCGAAACCCAAAATCTATACAACGAAAACTGAATTTCACAAAAATTTTCATTACATTTGCATACAAAATACAAGTGGAATTTGCTCGATGATTGTCCCCTATTTACCCAAAAGTGCAAcatttgcttaaaaaaaaaaaaaaaaaaaaagggggaaggTTTGCACCTACATCACCAACAATTTTCATAACACATTTCATTGCATATAAGGCGCAATCCGTTCTAGCATAACTATATTTAAAACACAGCATATCAACGGAACACTTCTAGGCTTGCATTTTCAGCTCCTACTGCCAGAAACAGTTGTTCTCCTTGCACTGACATATTCAAACTCAATTCACTCGGAGCCATGACCAATTGGCTGACTTATTCACCTAGGCTCTAGCCTCTCATCAGTTTCAACGGCTCCTGAGCAAGCTTGGCTCGACTACACTCCacgatccagcttgagggggagtgttggaaccaATCACTAAACCTTAGCATGTCATCTCATATCACAAGTCTCCAAGTAATCATGGATGCTCAATGTCAACCGCCAGCTTTCTAGCTTTCTCTTTTTCCTTGATTCAAGGTCCTTAACTTGCTGATTACTTCTTAGTCTTGGGTCTGTTGTAAATCTCCTTAAATTAAGGAAAAGTATGTGTCCTAGGTTTACCCGGTCTCTAGGGTTTCATGTAAAGATGGTTGCTTGTAACCATTTACTTTTCTTGCCTACATGTATTGCCTTGTACATTCAAAACTCTTCATGAAATAGAAATACTTTGATACTAAAAATCCacaccacatcatttgatttacaaaatttagtttagaaatttagtctctctagtatTATCCCTAAGAAAATACTATCCCCGTGAACTAAGCACGAGTGATCATTACCACACGATCTTAAGGACATAACTACaaagaatttgaagaaaaacgaAACTTTAAACGATGACCTAACAAGTTCATACTTCTGTAAGTTTTTGGGCATGCACACACCTAATGTTGCAGCGAAGTCAACAAACAACAAGGTTATTGCAGCTGCCAGGCACATAGCTGAGTTGTTCTGCATATGTAACTAGCATCTCATCAGCATAGAAATCAGACTCTCGCAGTAGCGCATCAGTGCAGCCCCcagttttgttttttctttcgaaAGCATGGTATAGTTCTGTCACAAAAATACTAGCTCCGAACATGAAAATATTAACCACTTCAATCCTTGAAACGATGAATCATCCGAAACACCATAAATTTAGTAGAAAAATAATTCGAAACTGAATAACAATAATTTGACATCATCGATCAATCCATCAGATCATGTTCAAATTGTTCGGTTCTAAGGTGACTGCAAATGAAGTTAGACTATCTCATcatttcaatatcttcttcacAACCCAAGACACTCAAATAGTCACTAATGACAACTATGCTGATCAGAACATTAAGTCGTGCTCTTCCGCTAGCGTTGTTGAAGGCATCCGCATCATTGATCTTTATCTCGGAATATGTAAACTTTGAGTGCACATTTAGAGGTATTCGGTATCACCTCAAATACACACACATCCCCTTCTTCAAGTCTATTGTCTCTTGCAAACGCTCTCCAACCATGATCCTGGAATCTTGCACATGTCTGACAGTTGTATAACTGGATAATGCACTTAACAGACCAAGATCTCATATCTGAAATCTTTAGAGTCACTTTGCGTTCGCCGCTTTCACAAATATGTTCCTGGGCAAAGTATATAGGTAATTTCTGTAAaacagaaataaaataaaacaagttaaacaCATATGGACGAAGCCAAAACGGGGTTGATGTTAGTCACATATACAAACGGGGGTTGCTGCAAAAAAGCTTACCAAGTGAGTTGAAATGTATGATGGTCGCATTCTGATCACAGCAAATGGATTGCGAGATTTGAAACTTCTAGCTTTTGCAAAGGCTCTTTCAGTTTTATCTTCCAATTCACTCTGACCAGTTCTCAAAAGGACCTTTGGTGATCTGTGTGCAGCAGACATGCCTCCATCACCACCTGTTTAATTCCAATTCTTCAACTCTATGAGAGGTtttagaagaaaaggaaaatctcAAAAGTATTCTAAATGTGCACTCAAACCATAGTGAAGATACCGTGCGTCCTCCTTTCCTCGTCATGCTTCATTCTTTGACATTCAATTTCCCCACTTGAATTGGAATCGGTTTCATCTTCATCACTTAAATTGAAGTAGTCCATCTCTAAAGTATTCCTTCGAAAAATGCGAACCTGGAAATGGGAATAGACCCCTTTGTAGGTGAACAACAATAAGCACCCCAGCTCGAGGAAGTAAAATCGAGCGAACTTCAGCCAGCCCTTTCGTAACCAAATCTCACAATCACGCCTTGACAGTTCTACTTGCCATACTGGTCCATTTGGAACTTGAAGGAACATTTTGTCTCCGATaaaatcttcacatttcatcGAACCTATCGGTGGAATTTTCTGTAGTCGATAGCATATTTCatgaagaaataaaaacaagaaaatattaCTGGAACATTCAGCAGcttgttttatgtaatttataatGAAGATTATGATAAACTTTATAGGCCCAAAATGATCCACCACCAATATCACCGATACTGTCCCAACTTAAAAGAACAAGTCGTTGCAAGAAACATCATATAACATACCAGTAATTAGTAAAGTTTGATTAGCACAGGGATATTACGATTTACGATATATACACCATTTCGAAAACAAGATCAAAATATACATAGGAGCAGGTAAATGCAGGATATGTGCAAGGCAAGTCAACGGTTTTCTAGAGAAGATGAGAAATATCACCACAAGATTTCAACTTTCATGCTAAGAATATCAACTAAAGTTCACAACTTCAAGCAGAGAGAATATAGGTAGAGATAGAATATAAGGAAGCAAAGTTATAACTTACGATCTTCCCATCTCGAAGTGTATCATCCAGGACAACCTTGAAGAAGCTTGGAGGTGCATTCAGTGGAAATGCAGG is from Pyrus communis chromosome 10, drPyrComm1.1, whole genome shotgun sequence and encodes:
- the LOC137746847 gene encoding B3 domain-containing transcription factor VRN1-like gives rise to the protein MASLLPETDRARPTFSATTPHFFKIIPNDASRYTKLRIPKKFVNKYGENISNPILLKLPSGVEWEIQVRNCNGDIWFDKGWPEFSEFYSLDYGDSLVFRYEGNSIFHVCIFDRSATEIEYPLPFPEVEETDEDDDESVEVLEDFPSCPRTRQKSPLPCPLPRMKKRISTSSGKIFGNKSSSRRHPLTKNEKSIALQRCIDFKSEKPHFKLLLPSLFFFLKILPSEFAKRHLMQQPTGSAILCVPDGGNWRVKFTYANQISRFLCGWLAFVGDNDLRVGDVCVFILIKDIPLSFEVVFYRGRYKMGKINGRHVSQRPCTSSLSASEVANKSKISDQVAQRPSCLKASRVLETANKFIPKNPFFRATVRSPSKPMYVPAEFAKRLKLQKKQTAALRVGEQLWPVNIIGYNNEGNRHSHISGGWRVFAEENRLRKGDVCTFELIEINDIVLKIHIFRS
- the LOC137747821 gene encoding B3 domain-containing transcription factor VRN1-like; amino-acid sequence: MDILIRASYPLQKLPESAVVMYGDYLGDKVVLKVPNGEKWPIGLTSRDGKVWLNKGWSKFAEFYSLDHGNLLIFSFEGDHSHFHVRIFARSCLEKDFGSFFSVEDHLSGETDNVGSSESPLMGSCSKRNGEGPAFPLNAPPSFFKVVLDDTLRDGKIKIPPIGSMKCEDFIGDKMFLQVPNGPVWQVELSRRDCEIWLRKGWLKFARFYFLELGCLLLFTYKGVYSHFQVRIFRRNTLEMDYFNLSDEDETDSNSSGEIECQRMKHDEERRTHGGDGGMSAAHRSPKVLLRTGQSELEDKTERAFAKARSFKSRNPFAVIRMRPSYISTHLKLPIYFAQEHICESGERKVTLKISDMRSWSVKCIIQLYNCQTCARFQDHGWRAFARDNRLEEGDVCVFEVIPNTSKCALKVYIFRDKDQ